The genomic DNA aatgcagtaatattaatatctgtaatgttttcaatttttttagttatttatttattcactaataggaataaaatacttttaaaagaaaaatattaatatgttatatttcaGATGATTACAATAATTCTCTTGGAgtattatgttttaataattaGTATTATTGTTGGGATACAAATCataaggaatatatatatttgaatataatatattattgtacctatatatactttaaatatagtatttactgtttatatacatgtctatatattatagaaaacatttaaaaattatttttgacttcaagtattttaaaaggaattaataaaaaataatattatttttctatatataactatggtaaaattaatatatcataaaattaactatattatattgttgTTCTTTCTTATctgttatgtatatattgttCTCCATATGTatcatactttttttataacttcatataaaatataattaatgcgaatgtagtaatatttttgtaacagttttttcattaatcaatttttttcctttccttttttttttttttttttattatattaacaattccactaattatataagtaattaaaaagagcttatataatttaatagataaatataaagcattttaatttagaaataatgatatagattaatattaaataaaaactgTAAATCCCAAAAACTatggtataaaaataaaaaatcaatttgtattttcttttaaaatatgtaatttttcataaattagGTATTCTCATATAAATACTACATTTTAAAAGctttatatacaataaaatattgtgCTTAAGGTGGAACTATTACACGTGCTATAATTAatgtaatacaaaatattgtTTCACTACttttgcattattattaacaagttatagtagtattttattttaaagaacaATTTTTTCGAAAATGCAAAGTttgcataattttaattattaatagtaCATCTTTAAAACtagtaattattattttattatatagatttatatattgcatatatattctctatattctatatacTACAAAAACTAAATATGCACTTAAATAAGAATTTACACGTTAATTTCTTAGTTTATACttaaagtatataataagattattatttaattagtgcactacattaaataaaaaataaattctaaatatttataaatcaattcaaaatattttattttaataataattgttttttaaataacattatgaaaataattatatgatatGTTTTAAAAGTTATTTCACTTTGTATATGTGATAAAATCCATTATAgctatataaaatttactatgtatttatgaaggaataataaatataaaagttttaaaaaaatattacatccTTTGTTATCAGATGCATACTGTACTATAattaatctttttatttttgcattaattaaaaatatttattatctatataatGGATCAAAACATTAAGTTGctcctttttataaaaatttctacatttatacttttaacaTGGATATACTATATTAACAGTGAGTTGGTAcagttatataatttaaaggTATTTacagtatttatatatttaatattttatttttattaataattttacgtaaagtcaattatttatattttatacataaaatatctaaatttttttttattttagtgtACGTTTAACAAATCCCCCGATAAAAACTATAACCTCAGTAAAagatttgataaaaaaagttatcGAATACtggcaaaatataaacagaataaagattcaaatgatatatatttaaaagaaatatttgaaaataatggagaaaataagaagagaaatatattcaataatgaaaattgcagaacaggaaaaaataagcaaTCAAACagaaatttattaaacaaaGCGCAATACTATATAGACGTtatagattataataatggaatgtttgatggaaaaaatttccattttgagaaaaaatggttaaaaaaaagagattatGACGAATttagaaaacaaaaaaggagaagTGGAGAAATagccttaaaaaaaataaaatttagaagtTACGGTTTAGGAATCaccatattttctttttttttatttttgggAATAGGATTAGCCGTCCTACCAAAATTACCATTTTTAAAAGGGGTATGGGATGCTATTGAAAAAGCACAATTCTTTATACAACTTAAAGGAGCTATTGAAGTTGCGGaaacatatgtaaataactatctttatgtaatattatttatagtaCTTATGGTTATATTATCAGCTATAGTTATAATAGTGATTTATAagattttaagaaataatgaaaaatatgaaaaaataaagttgaTGATTGagtaaatgaataataaatattgtatatctttttgtaaaaaagtgTTTGTTATGAAGTAATATCTGTAATAGTTTTAGAGATATACTTATTAAgcacataaataatttttaaaatattataagtacatatttgtataccACATCCATTTAATACacaacaataaaaatatgtgatCTCTATTTTTGTGAATttgaatgttttaatattctagaattgtattttaaattgttattatagattaattaaatataattgcataatacatatatacttattaaaatatatatccatgaatattatatagcTGTGTTTTAAGTTGTATATATAGTATCACAATTTATGTAATTCAATAGAAAtgtgataatttatatttgtaataaaatGTTCAGGTTATATACAATATCTTGTAATATAAagttattatttgtttaggtttttaagaaaatgaattatttttaaattagcAATAAATGTGTCTTAATTGtatttaataagaataagtgaaaatatttctatactttggtatgtatatatatatttgtttttgctTAGAGAAAAACTTACTATTTTTTGTGTAACATAAGTTTTTCGTGCaatatgttataaattattttatttgtaatttttaattttaaagacatttattttttctttgatagcataaaatttaaataataaatatataaggaaATGATATCCTTTTAACTTATGGATTAATTATGAATGATTATTAAATTGAgaacaatatataattacatttgTGTAAAGAGTTAcaatcatttttaataatattcttgTTCCTAGTTATagtgtaaaataaatgtttcacgaatcaattatatatatattttattgaaatattatatttatataatctatatattttatatatcttttatataataaaacgaTGAAATTAATGGACAATATTTAATGAGATATTAATTGttcttttgttaaaattcaatttttttcctttttcataaatattatttatttttccttaaataATTCAAATCACTGCtcgttttatataatatattgcgagtcattattgttatatttcaataataattaatttatatattttaaaaatttaatcaaTGATGTTAGATAGAGATgtctaataaaaaataataaaagccttattttgtttttttataatacacattacgttttttgttttactatgtaattttttttaattttttttttaaggggTTTTTGgattacattattttattaccttTTAATAATACGGGTTGTGCAAGcatattatcatatattagacggcttattttattatactaaaTGTAGGAAATATTTATGTTCTATTAGGAATTTAAGAAGTTTTAGAAtgcttcaattttttattatattttataaatatatagaattatatttttcaaaatagtatatatataacaaattagcttatttataattatgtttgGATGTTTTCTTTAGATTacttttaaatgtttttgtCTAATAACTTACtgaataataaattacttataatagtatataaataattttttttttaattatttctattatatctttaaacattttataagATATTTTTGTGTCTATTATGCACTTTACATTCTCagataattattaaataataaaatgtgttatataagagattttataaaaactgtggaattaataaattgtaTACGTTGATGACAATCATTAAgtattatgtttatatataatatatcgttaaattttttttatttgcacaTAGATATCTATGATATGCAAgctttattataattattaaattgtgtaaatatatatttaaatatctAAGAAGGAACTCAAAATTGTATAATATCTagtaaaatacaataaaaaaatattattatatatataacgttTGTGGaagaaatataagaatatattaaatttattaaatgttgTTATATCTTCaggttaaaatattttattctcttATCTATTCAGTTGATGAACCGAATGTGgtcataattttatgtacatttttattgaATGCCTAATGGAAATTTAACCGTAaatattgtttttgtttattctgaccatatcaatatatatacaaaataatgttatacaaatccataatatattaaaaaataggaaagaAACTAGTTTATGTGCTAAACAAGTTCCTTGAATAAAttacattaatttaattattaaaataaataaatgtaacatatttttgaattaaagtaatactttctttttattacttacattttatttttttattttttgctcaTAAAAACGTATAGTTCTTTAGAATATTTCTCTagtatatgcatttattccTTTATGCCTGGTATATGTGAATCGTGAGGTACTTCGGGTGTTACAATACTTTGTACgcgtaatatataaatttaaaaccGTAAGAAGTTAACCATTACGAcgaaaaacataaattgagaaaaatgttttcaggttataagaattttatatatattctaataatCCAAAAAAATggtgtatatattaaaatttcattaacatataatttctgtatcttataaattatttcattagatttaaaaaatataaatatatatatattttcaaattttatatcaacaataataaatttcatacagcgtaaataatattatacttcaatatatctaaatatatttattatttttactgttatctataaatatattatatcaatTTCTTTCTCAAGTACATCTGGATATATGTACTTAAactaaatataaagaaaagcTTTAGATATTAAAAACggacttttttttcttttaatatattactttacAACAAAAATGATCTTAAGTTGTAACATATTATACATGATaaagaaataacaaaatttttgcaAATATCTTAAATTAGAggattttataaatgtattgtcttattaataaaatatattattctttattttacaaaatatatgttgTTTATACtgaatatacacatatatttttaaagatagttgaacaatatataaataaacatacaaaaagagaaaatattcttataatttttctttcgaATTACTTCCATTTAAAAGGGAACATGAATAATctgaagaaaatataataacttaaatattatttttgtgaaTATAACTTATTGaagcaaaaattatttgaattaataTGTAAGAATACATAAAGATTGTAAgtaaagttatatatttaataattattatataattagtaTGATTATAGATTATcaaatgtataatttataaaatttaatgtatAATCATTCctgtatgaaaaaaataataatcctacttaacaagaaaaaaaaataatgaaataatttgaggaaaatatataactcacaaaataattaagaaatattattaatattatgtgttgtccattataatattattcgtcatttatttatgatttcataaataacaaaaatgatCCTCTTAAATGGCGCTATTTTTAAGgcttttatttgaataaaatatataatatgaaaaataaataatataaataaaaattaagatataaaaatgtttaataatatatttaataatattttttctttatttatgtcaaaattaagtataaaatatttatttatttatttattgaagGGAGCTTTATTACgaaaacattattttattagtgTTTATGATTTATTAGTAACAAACTAGAAAagtatgaataaaataaaatattatatttatatagtgAAATAAACGTGAATAAGAATCAATAGAATATgtaacaaaaacaaaatatgaataaaataaaatattatatttatatagtgAAATTAACGTGAATAAGAATCAATAGAATATgtaacaaaaacaaaagaaaaaataatataaaatatttttttctgttattcattttaaatattgatgagtaaaatattataaataaatatataagacttaaaataatttttcaaagtataatatatttgttatataataataattccaTTATGCAgaaaatacaatatattataaatacagtttttttatattttttatagaaaatacatatatgcagaagcataagaaaatattagttaatatttcgttaatttatttatataataaattacattttggttaatttatcattagaaaggaaaaaatacatatgaaatattaaggaatatatataaattttgcaACATTActttagtatatataaataattaaatagaTATCGTAAGTATACTTtccaaaattaatataaatatttagattataataattccttctagttaaattataaataatttgtttattatactgtacaaataaaattatatttatttttctctttaaggaaattagaatttttatgtttcacttaaattattttatatataataatccACATGattgtttaatttatatataaatattttgatatatatcaaaatgtTCACTGCAAGAACTGTAATAtgaaagataaaataaaatattgacatatgaaataaaatatcatcAATATACATGAAGAATTTGTAGTCGATTTATGAGggatacataaaaaataatagaattataattaatataaatacattattagcaatattcttataatattagaaacagtttatttattatatttcatatgaACTTTTATGCATTATTCcacctttttttatatatttttaattttttttaatatgagaatttattttatgcttataataaatgtatgtattattacattttctaACCTGGGTAAAACATGTGATTTTAAGGAATGATTTAAAATGATTTGATggaataattcaaaaaaactgaattttttaattttattatgtaaccATCGTAAGacatatataagtttttaaACGTACAGATATACCtgagataaaatatatcactACAAATGATAAGTTTTAACTCtacatgtttatattatattttccattaaagaaagtttaataataatgactcattatatatatatatataatgtaattttactataatactcttatttttttgctatttactattacattttataaatgttaaatTTATGCAAGTGTTGattaaaagtattattttaataaaaatccATAGAATTATAGTTTATtctataaattaaattatattttatactgagaagcatgtatataagtataaattataataaaaaaaaaatgcccaggatatattgtatataaatatgttgtagttttttatacataaatacttaTACATCTGTATTTCTGTTATTTCCCTTAGAgcatatattcaaaaatttgaaaatatattataaaaatggaagGAGAAAAGGAAAcgatttttgtatattttcatttttcatagatataataatagatactcgtttttttttaatagcattatttacataaaataaattaagtaaattaattttttatgagtATTTAAGTATTTACATGATTTGTATTATGAATTCACTTTTTAGGATGAAATTTTACAAGAGTTACCTTCGTACAagttatatgaaaaatttaaatctgAGGCCAATGAAGAAGATGACGAAATCagttgtaatatatttaatgaagtaaaaagtaatttaaaaatagagTGTGTTAAACTATGCAATAAAGTTGTACGAAATTTTAAATCTTTATTAGAAATAGGTAAACCAGAAATATATGACGACATTTGTTTGCATTACAAATACTGGGTATATGAAGAAATAGGGAAATTGTTTGAAACTAATAGAACAAATATCAATGTTAATGCTGTTATTACtgcatttaataaattacaacAATCTCTTACTGAGAATTATAGGATACATAATTGTGAGTACAAATTTGGTCAAGATATCATAAGCTCTTTGAATGCtaaaaataacgaaaaaattttgtatatatatactacaaATTATAATAGAATAAGGAGTAGAGAATTTTGTAATATGTTAAcgtttaataaatataaaaaataccttAATGCTAtcagtaatatatatatagataaaaagACTAAATGTTGTGCCTCAAACTTATCGATATGCCCAAATTTGTTTTTGAATTGTGGTGATGAGTTGAATCCAAGTAAAATATCAGctcttttaaatttagaaaatggTGATAGTTGTAATAAACTAGAAAGTATTAAAGAAACTGAATCTGCTGACAAAAATTTGGATTCTAATGTTTTAGAACCAGATATTTTGGATTCAATTCTTTTTACAGATTGtcctattaataattatagcGAAAATTTACAGTGTGGTTTAGTCCGAGCATCTTCCATTAGACGTAGTAATGAAAATACAGTTAAATACAAAGGACAGAGAACGAATGCAGGAAGCTCATCTTCAGAAACTCGTATGATAAAAGCCAACGTAGATTCATCAGAAGTTCTAAGTGAAAGCAGTAGTAAGCAATTTTCTCCTAGTAAttcagaagaaaaaaataaaatgatatttgTTGCAAATACGGATAATGGATTTCGATGGAAATATGGAAAAGGAGATATACGTTGTTTGTCTAATATATCAGAGGATGATAAATATGGATTGTGCGAATATATGGATGAATTggttaaaaatgatatttttataaaaacaaaagattCCAATGgacatatatttaagaagATAGGCTCTTGGACCTCAGaagaattacaaaaattaatggatataaaagaaaagtgGAAATCAAAAAATGTTGTGAGATTAGAATTAAGGCAGTTAAAAAGTGTTCATGTTTTAAAGCCTACACAAGCACAGGGTTTTGTTATGAAGAGTTCACTGTCAGAAAAACTTCCTGGAACAGATGCAGCATCTAATATATTacagaatatattttttcgtatttctAATGTAGTTGCTTTGATTATgggaataatttttgtttttttcctttattttaaagtaaacactaaatttaatattatattattagtacATTATAAGTTTCcatgaataataaatatgttttaaaatattgtaattgtaatataataatattttatacattttacatCTGAGATTTGTTCATCAGTTTACTCCCTTTGGATCATGTCtagataaaaatagaaaaaggaaaaaaagatataggAATAATTTCGCTGAATTAAATACTCAAGGATTAACAAGGAAATTCATAAAACGTACATATAGGCATTCTGACAGGAGGAGATTTAGCGTAGTAAATATTGAGAGGTAAACTTCattttattagtattatatagaatattaaatgatttattttaaatatattaaaaataattcaaaatttaGTTAGACTTACATGCTATTAATTATccaaaattaagaaaaacaaGAATAAAAGTAGCataactaaaatattttcatttttctttttaactttttatagttttttgtgtgtatttttggaatactttttaataatattattaattgaacttttttataatacctcttttttatttaatttactttttttaaataactacAATCTTAGCGGACACTAAagttatttcttatatataaaaaaatatatttgattttgatgtttagtaataatttaaagCTCTAATATACTATGAATTGTAATAGTATATTTGAGggatatttctatatattttaattttactcaTGATATAGTTTAATAAGTTCATTTAGTGACTTGTTAAagcttaatatatatgaaatatactatagttatatttaatataaaaataatttgaattcATAGATACAATGTATAAATTTAGAACAAGTAAATTAGCAAATATAACAGTATCTATATgaacttttaaaatacaaCCTTGATGTTactcataaaataataatttttagatTAGttcatttttctaaaaataaatgtatagaAAATTAAGATTAAAGATTATGTTATCATCtatgtaaaaatgttttgaattttaaataatatttatatattattattttatcttatatttTGTGTAATATCATATTCCGCCTGGTGCGTActccttttatatatataagatgaaattaatgaatattcTGAACCCTAAATTATATAAGACTTTTACTAAATTTATAGTTAATTAAATttgaatattaaaatgttaaggaaacgttttattaatataatatatattatttattagaggaatatattataaatttaagtaagaaaataaactaaaaaaactttattttaaaaaatgttaatacaATTGGttgtatgaaaaaaaaaaaaataaataaacatgaaATCTTAAGTATTATACATGAAAATTAAACCAAGTGTcctgaaaaattatatataactattgTTAGTTGTTATCagtgtaaataaaaatttaattgaaGTTTCTTTATAAActgttatataaatacatttttattattacatttttcaatattaataaaaaatctttatcatatttttatgtaaataatataaatgaaagaaacaaaaaaaagttgagaaaaataaatattccatAGAATCTTTAAGAATATTATCAAATTAGCATAATGTCtttattgtaaaatatataacttacatttttataatttatttcataataaaaatagagtCTTGCTTTCTTGTGCAagtgttatatattaaaattttttttatgtaaaaatgtttgtataactcattaacatatatatt from Plasmodium brasilianum strain Bolivian I chromosome 10, whole genome shotgun sequence includes the following:
- a CDS encoding fam-m protein yields the protein MDQNIKLLLFIKISTFILLTWIYYINSELVQLYNLKCTFNKSPDKNYNLSKRFDKKSYRILAKYKQNKDSNDIYLKEIFENNGENKKRNIFNNENCRTGKNKQSNRNLLNKAQYYIDVIDYNNGMFDGKNFHFEKKWLKKRDYDEFRKQKRRSGEIALKKIKFRSYGLGITIFSFFLFLGIGLAVLPKLPFLKGVWDAIEKAQFFIQLKGAIEVAETYVNNYLYVILFIVLMVILSAIVIIVIYKILRNNEKYEKIKLMIE
- a CDS encoding PIR protein, which encodes MEGEKETIFDEILQELPSYKLYEKFKSEANEEDDEISCNIFNEVKSNLKIECVKLCNKVVRNFKSLLEIGKPEIYDDICLHYKYWVYEEIGKLFETNRTNINVNAVITAFNKLQQSLTENYRIHNCEYKFGQDIISSLNAKNNEKILYIYTTNYNRIRSREFCNMLTFNKYKKYLNAISNIYIDKKTKCCASNLSICPNLFLNCGDELNPSKISALLNLENGDSCNKLESIKETESADKNLDSNVLEPDILDSILFTDCPINNYSENLQCGLVRASSIRRSNENTVKYKGQRTNAGSSSSETRMIKANVDSSEVLSESSSKQFSPSNSEEKNKMIFVANTDNGFRWKYGKGDIRCLSNISEDDKYGLCEYMDELVKNDIFIKTKDSNGHIFKKIGSWTSEELQKLMDIKEKWKSKNVVRLELRQLKSVHVLKPTQAQGFVMKSSLSEKLPGTDAASNILQNIFFRISNVVALIMGIIFVFFLYFKFTPFGSCLDKNRKRKKRYRNNFAELNTQGLTRKFIKRTYRHSDRRRFSVVNIER